In Pithys albifrons albifrons isolate INPA30051 chromosome 16, PitAlb_v1, whole genome shotgun sequence, a genomic segment contains:
- the TMEM11 gene encoding transmembrane protein 11, mitochondrial, with translation MAAWGRRRGGPGGTSSGGGRDRVTLSSTDCYIVHEIYNGENAQDQFEYELEQALEAQYKYIVIEPTRIGDETARWITVGNCLHKTAVLAGTTCLFTPLALPVDYSHYISLPAGVLSVACCTLYGISWQFDPCCKYQVEYDAYKLSRLPLHTLTSSTPVVLVRKDDLHRKRLHNTIALAALVYCVKKIYELYAV, from the exons ATGGCGGCGTGGGGAAGGAGGCGCGGGGGCCCCGGCGGCACcagcagcggcggcggccgggACAG GGTCACCTTGTCCTCCACGGACTGTTACATTGTGCACGAGATCTACAACGGGGAGAATGCTCAGGACCAGTTTGAGTACGAGCTGGAGCAGGCCCTGGAAGCGCAGTACAAGTACATCGTGATCGAGCCCACGCGCATCGGGGACGAGACGGCGCGATGGATCACGGTGGGGAACTGCCTGCACAAGACAGCCGTGCTGGCGGGCACCACCTGCCTCTTCACCCCCCTGGCACTTCCAGTAGATTATTCTCACTACAtctccctgcctgctggagTGCTGAGCGTGGCCTGCTGCACCCTCTACGGGATCTCGTGGCAGTTCGATCCCTGCTGCAAGTACCAGGTGGAGTACGATGCCTATAAACTGTCGCGCCTGCCCCTGCATACGCTCACCTCGTCCACCCCCGTGGTGCTGGTGAGGAAGGACGACCTGCACAGAAAGAGACTGCACAACACGATAGCACTCGCTGCCCTGGTGTACTGTGTAAAGAAGATCTATGAACTCTATGCTGTATGA